A region of the Lysobacter sp. K5869 genome:
GAACGGCAGCATGGCTTCTTCGCCGAGGTCGTTGCGCGGCGGCTCGAACGAACGCACGTTCCAGCCGTTGCGGGTCAGGATCGGGCCGATGGCGTGGTTGACGTAGCCGACGGAGTGGAACGGGGGGCCGCCGCTTTGCGACAACATCAGTGCGACTACATCGGCCATTCGGGTCCCTTTCCCTGTGGTCGGCCGCGGGGGCGATCGCGGTGCCGCGGCCGGTGTGTGTGTCGGCTTAGCTTACCGCGCGGGCATCGCCGCGGCGGGGCTCCGCGGGTGCGCGGGCGCGACGGATCGACCGCCGCGCGGGCTCATCCGCGCCAGTTGGCGTGCGTGCTCCAGAATTCGACGCTGCGCCGATAGGCCTCGCGATCCAACGACACCCCCGACCCGCCCTCCTCCACGCCAAGCGCATTGCGCATCATCGTGATCGGCGCCATCGGCGTTTCCATCGGCTCGGCGGTGTACATGCAGCCGACCACGCCCCAGTCGGCGTCGGTGACGGTGCCTTCCTTGGCCAGTTGCTCGCGGCTGTAGAGGATGACGATGAGGTACTCCGCCACCGGCGGGTCGATGTCCTCGAACCAGCGCACCAGCACCGGCAGTTCGTCCTTGGTGCGCGCGTCGTAGCCGCTGCGCAGCAGGTGGCGGTTGGCGTCGGTGATCGGCACCGCGAGGCAGCGGGTGCTGGTCCAGTTGCGGTGGACGTGGAGTTTGCAGAACGGGGCGTAGCCGTCGAGCACCATCAGCGGCGGCGTTTCGTTGAGGTGGCGCTCGAATTGCTCGGCGGTGATGTCCTGGATGGTGTTGCGGCGCGGTTCGCGCGGGAACAGGCGCGGGCGGGCGAAGTCGGTGAGGGTGATGGTCATGGGGGGATTATCCGACGCTGGGGGCGGCTGGGCACTGGGCGGCGACGGTCCCGGGAGATTCGCGGCGCGCGCGGGCCGGGCTTGCGACGCGGCGCGCGTGCGGTGCGCGCGTCTCGCGGGGCGATGGCGTTGCGGGCGCGACGGGTGTTGGCGCCGGCCGGCGTGGGTTACGCCGTCATCTTCGGTCCGCCCTGCCCCGCGACGCTTTGGTTGCGTGTCTGCTCTTGCTGTTGTTCGCGCTGCGTGGTTTCCGCTTGCGCCAGCCGCGTCGCTTCGACTTGGCGGTAGCGGTCTTCTACCGGCACCGACACGGCCTCGGCGGTTTTCATGCTGGCGTGGTGCGCGGCCGGGTCCGGCGAGGGGTGGCCGACGCGGTACACGTGCACGATCTCACCGGCCCCCACGCCGGGCGCGGGCGCGTTGAAGGCGAGGCGGATGTCGTCCTTGGCGTCGAATTTCTTTTCCACGGCCACGGCCAGGGCGCTGGCCGTCATGCGCTCGCTTTGCGCGTCCCAGGTTTTGCCGATCTGTCGGTCGAATTGTTCGACGGCGCCGCGCACTTTCTCGTAGAGCGGACGTTCGGGGTGACCGATGTCTTCCGGGGTAGCGCTGCGGGCGGCGGCGGTTTCTTTCGCGGGTTCGGCATCGGCGCGCACTTCGACGGGCGCGAGTGTGGTGACTTTGAGCGTTTGTTGCTGGCGATCGAAGGTGGCGTCGAGTTCGCGCTTGAGGTTGCCCTCGGCCTTGCTGTCCCAAACCATGCCGCGGCTGGTCCATTGGCCGTTGTTGCTGCGTTCGTAGGTGTCGCCGTCGGAGCCGACGAGGCGGCCGGGATGGCGCGCGGCGTCGGTCACCGCCGGCGGGACTTTGCCGTGGCGTTGCCAGTCGTATTGGTCGTATGCGGCCTGATAGCTGGCGGCGAGCGCGGCGGGCGTTTTGGTCGCGTTGTTGGCGATGATCGCTTGCGACTGCTGTTCCAACTCGGCGGCGCGCTGCGGCGTGGCGACGTCGGTGCGGATCTGCATGACGCCTTTGTCGATGTAGCCCTCGGCGACGTGGCGCGTCCATTGCTGGGTCTGCGCGTTGCGCTCCCAGGGGCTGTCGCGGAAGCTGCGCGGGTCGTGCGCGTTGGCGGGGATTTCGTAAGGGTTCTGCGCTTTGGGCGGGGCCGACAAAGCGAGCTCGGTGGCGCGGTTGGACGCTTGGTAGTTGAGCTGGTCCGAGAGCGCCGCATCGGCCTTGATGACGCCGGGTTTGTGCACCGGCACGCCTTCGCTGTAGCGCATGGCGTCGAGGTCGAGTTCGCGCCGGGTCCAGCCTTGCTCGGGGTGCTTGGGGTTGAAGGTCCAGGTGTTGCCTTGCTTGTCGTCCTGGTTGTTGATGCGGTGCTGGTCGATCCACTCAGCGAGCTTGTCGCCCGCGACCGCGCCGGCGATCCCGCCGACCACGCCGCCGACGAGCGCGCCCGGGCCGGTTTCGGAGGTGACGGCCGCGCCGGCGGCGCTGCCGAGCGCGACGCCGCCCAGCCCGCCGACATTGCGCGTGACCGCGCCGACGATCTTGGATTCGGCGCCGAATTGATTGCCTTGGTTGGAAAGGCGGACCGCATCGTGGGTGGTGTCGGCGACGTCGTAAGCGGTGGCGACGACGCCGAGGGCGCCGGCGGCGCTGGCGCCGCGGAGGGTGGCTGGGCGGACGCGGACGGCGTGGTCGATCTTGGCGGCTTCGGTGGCCAAGCGGTCGACTCCTTCCACCACTTTGAGCTCGCTGCGTTCGTTGAGCAGCGCTTGCGCAGTGGCGGGTTGGACCTTGGAATTTCGGGACAGAGCTTCGGGGAGCTCCTGATGCAGCGCCTGCTGTTCTTTCAAAGACTCAGCGGTACGCCGCGTGACTTTGGGATCGTTGAGTCGTGCTTCCCGAGCGCGCTCCATCGCTTCGCTGGGCGCAAGCGAGCTGGCGCGGCTGTCGTATAGCTCAGCGCCCTCGCGATTGAAGATGCGTATCGGCACCCCTGTTTCGGCACGCACATGATCGAGGTTTCCAGGCAACTTCTCATAGACGTGCGAACGGACTTCCTGCGGGACGTAACGCCCATAACCGTCTTTGGCAACACCGTCCGTGAAACGCTTATCGACTCCGAGCTCACTCTCGACTCTATGGGTAGCCATCGCACGGATTTCGACTTCATACCCTTTGGCCTGAAGTTCCCGTATCTGGCTGACGGCGGCCTCGCCATTGCCCAACGTCGTATCGACGATGATGTTTTTCTTGCCCTCGATGGCGGCCTCACGCAATTCCCTAGCCCACTGACTCGCATCGCCATGGGTGTCGCCGGACCATGTATAGGGTCTTTCACTACGGAACCTATCTACCTCGAGATGACCATCCCGCAATTCGTCGGGATCGATTTTCACGACGTCGTGCCTGAGTTCGATCTCAGCCGCAACACCGAGACCACCCTTACCGGCTCCCGGCTGCCCCGCGAGATAGATGGCTCGAGGCCTGCTCTGAGCAGTCGCCTCATTCAAACCGCTATCGGGGACGATCCTCTGGATAAAAACTCGCGAATGCGCCTCCGCATCCAGCATTCTGTCTGAGGCGTTCATTCGAAAGCGTCCTTATTGCTCTCGAAATACCGCCATAGTCCCTCCAAAGAGCGACCGCTCAGACCTATATTTCCGGAGTGCGCCGAGAACATCAGGCTCAACTTCGCTTCTGCCTTCGCGATCTCCGTCGCATCGCCCCCCGCTTCGGCGCGCTTCAGCTCATCCCTAGCCTCCTGGATGAATGCTCCAAGTCTGCTCTGCAATGCCCAGATGGCTTCATCGAATGGCTGTAGCCGCGGCTTCCGTTCCGAAAATTCATCCAGAATCTCTCTTAAGCGCTCGATATGCTCTGGATAGTCCCCAAGCAACTCGAGCAACTTGGAGGGCATGGGCGGCGGTGGCAATCTCGACATGAAGTCTCCTTATTCGCGAAGAGCAACGTAGTACCGCACGTTGCTAAGCGCCTTTATCTATCGGAAGCGATGAGAAGGCTCATCGCAATTCAACCGCTTTTGGCCAGAGCCCGAGGCGCCTCAACAGCTGGGCGGTGACTAGAAGGCATCTCTATTATCCTCGAAGAAGTTCCGGCCCCGATCATTGCTGGGCAGGCACAACCGCGCGTGGGTTTCGACATCCAGAGTCGTGCCCGAGGCGATCATTCAAAGGCTTCCTTATGCTTCTGGAAGTAGTCCCAAAGATCGTCAAGAGACTTCCCGCCCAGGCCGCCGTTGCCGCTGTAGGAGCGGGCCAGGAACATCAACTCGCGCTTCGCCCGGGCCCGTGCGATACGGGCCGGGTCGCCGCTCCCTTCCGCTTCCCGCAATTCCTTGGAGGCTTCATCGATGAAACCGGTCACCACGGTTACAAGCGTCCACAGCGCGTCGTCGTAGGGCTGCAGGCGCAGCTTTGGCACCGCGACAAACGTCCGCAACGCTTCTCGCAAACGTTCGATATGCTCCGGATAGTCCTTGAGCATCTCGCATAACGTTGGAGGCACAGCGGGCGGTGTCAGCTTTTTCATGGTCCCGACCTTCCTGGGTCAGACACAACATGGCCGAGCCTGCGCGGCGTTGCAAGCCGATGAGTCTGAAAATCCGACGGCGCCCCTTGATTAGGCGGCTGCACAAAAAGACCATGCGCAACATTTAGTTGCGCAATCTTCGACAGATAACCAAGACCGTCCAGCATCAATGCATATGGAATCCACTTAACGGGTCACGGTCGAAGCCGAAAAAGCGTTGGCCAGGCGAAACCAAGCAAGAACTCACATAGATAGATCTCAACGATCCGACGGGTCGGCCCCGCCGAATCACCTCACCCGAGTTCCTGCGCGAGGCCGATGAGTATCCCCTCCGGCCCGCGGATGTAGCAGAGCCGATATACGTTCTGGTAATCGACCACGTCGCCGACGAGTTGCGCGCCGTGCGGACGCAGCTTTTCCAGCGTCTCGTCCAGGTCGTCCACGGCGAACATCACGCGCAGGTAGCCCAGTGCGTTGACCGGTGCATTGCGATGGTCGGCGACAACCTTCGGCACGAGGAAGCGCGACAATTCCAGCCGGCTATGCCCATCCGGCGTCCGCATCATCGCGATCTCGACGCGCTGATCGCCGAGCCCGGTAATTCGCCCGGCCCATTCGCCTTCGATCGTGCCCTGCCCTTCGAGCTCCAAACCGAGTTCGCGAAAGAAACCGACCGCGGCGTCGAGGTCTTCGACGACGATGCCTACGTTGTCCATCCGCTTGAGCGCCATGGCTGCGACCTCCGAGGTGGGGCTTCAATCTACAAGCCGGCGCTCGCACCGACAACGCGCCGACCGGCGGCCGCGTCCTCGGCTTGCTCCGGATGCGAAGCGGGCGATACATTCGCGCCACCGATTCACGGACGAGCTGGAGCGAACATGGTTTCGATGCGTGACCGCCGCGGACGCGGCGACGACGGTGGGCGGGGCTGGGTCGCGCTCGGCGTGGGTTTGGCGCTTTGGGCCGGGAGCGGCGCCGTCGCGGCCGCCGATGCGGGGGCAGGCTTCAAGCAGGCGATCGATTCGTTGGCGGCCGGCGCGTACTGGAGCAAGCCCTTCGTCGAGAACACCTTGTCGGCGCGCTTGGTTCCGGACTGGGAGAACGAGTACACCCTCGCATACAAGGCGGAAAGCGGACGCTTCGCCGGCCTGCGGATCAAGGAGGTCGAGTTGCGTTGCAGCAAGCGCCGGGCGCGCGATTGCCTGCTCAGTATCGATCTGGCCGAGCCGGGACCGCCGAACATGGCGTTCGTCAGGAAGTTCTGGCCGCAGGCGGTGCCCACGCAGGCCAGCCCGCATTCGCGCTTTTCGCACGAGTACTGGACGATCGAACGCGGCCCGGAGCGGATCAGCGTGAGCAATCAGTACGACGCGCCGCGGATCACGCGGGTGACGGTCGCGCACGAAACGGAGCCGCCGCAAATTCCGATGGATTCGCCGCCCGCGCCGCCGTTGCCGCGCGTTCCCGACAGCCGCTGATCGCCGTCTCACGGCCTGCGCGGCACGAGCCTCGGCCGCGCCGGCTTCCGCTTCGCTGCGACGAAGCCGGAGCCGAGTTCGACGGAGCCATCGAACGACGCATGAAAAAAGCCCCGCCGAAGCGGGGCTTTCTATACTCGGCGGGCAGCCCGCTTACATGTTGCGCCGGTACTCGCCGCCCACGTCGTACAGCGCGTGGCTGATCTGCCCCAGGCTGTGCGTCTTCACCGCCTCCATCAAACTGGCGAACACATTGCGGCGATCCCGCGCCGCCGCCTGCAAGCCGCGCAGGCCTTCGGCGGCGTAAGCGTTGCGCCCGGCCTGATAGGCCTGCACGTTGTCGATCTGCTGGCCCTTCTCGCCTTCGGTCGAGCGGATCAGTTCGATCTCGGTGACGATGTCGCCGCCGTGGTCCTTCGGCAGGAAGGTGTTGACGCCGACCAGCGGCAGCGAGCCGTCGTGCTTCTTGTGTTCGTAGTACAGGCTCTCTTCCTGGATCTTGCCGCGCTGGTACATGGTGTCCATCGCGCCGAGCACGCCGCCGCGCTCGCTGATCGCTTCGAATTCCTTGTACACGGCTTCTTCGACGATGTCGGTGAGCTTGTCGACGATGAAGCTGCCCTGCCAGGGGTTCTCGTTGAAGTTCAGCCCCAGCTCCTTGTTGATGATCATCTGGATCGCGACCGCGCGGCGGACGCTTTCCTCGGTGGGCGTGGTGATGGCTTCGTCGTAGGCGTTGGTGTGCAGGCTGTTGCAGTTGTCGAACAGCGCGTACAGCGCCTGCAAGGTGGTGCGGATGTCGTTGAACTGGATTTCCTGGGCGTGCAGCGAGCGGCCCGAGGTTTGGATGTGGTACTTCATCATCTGGCTGCGCGGGTCGGCGCCGTAGCGTTCGCGCATGGCGCGGGCCCAGATGCGGCGGGCGACGCGGCCGATGACGGTGTATTCCGGGTCCATGCCGTTGCTGAAGAAGAACGACAGGTTCGGGGCGAAGTCGTCGATCTTCATCCCGCGGGCGAGGTAGTACTCGACGATGGTGAAGCCGTTCGACAGGGTGAAGGCGAGCTGGCTGATCGGGTTCGCGCCGGCTTCGGCGATGTGGTAGCCGGAGATCGACACCGAGTAGAAGTTGCGCACGTTCTTGTCGACGAAGAACTGCTGGATGTCGCCCATCATGCGCAGGGCGAACTCGGTGCTGAAGATGCAGGTGTTCTGGGCCTGGTCTTCTTTCAGGATGTCGGCCTGCACGGTGCCGCGCACGGTGGCGAGGGTCTTGTCGCGGATCTTCTGGTACGTCTCGGCGTCGACGATCTGGTCGCCGGTGACGCCGAGCAGGCCCAGGCCGAGGCCGTCGTTGGTTTCCGGCAGCAGGCCGCTGTACTCGGGGCGCTTGCGGCCTTCGAACAGGGCTTCGATCTTGTCGTGGGCGGCGTCCCAGCGGGCGTGGTCTTCGCGCAGGTACTTCTCGATCTGCTGATCGACGGCGGTGTTCATGAACATCGCCAGGATGATCGGCGCCGGGCCGTTGATGGTC
Encoded here:
- a CDS encoding DUF3228 family protein gives rise to the protein MTITLTDFARPRLFPREPRRNTIQDITAEQFERHLNETPPLMVLDGYAPFCKLHVHRNWTSTRCLAVPITDANRHLLRSGYDARTKDELPVLVRWFEDIDPPVAEYLIVILYSREQLAKEGTVTDADWGVVGCMYTAEPMETPMAPITMMRNALGVEEGGSGVSLDREAYRRSVEFWSTHANWRG
- a CDS encoding zeta toxin family protein produces the protein MNASDRMLDAEAHSRVFIQRIVPDSGLNEATAQSRPRAIYLAGQPGAGKGGLGVAAEIELRHDVVKIDPDELRDGHLEVDRFRSERPYTWSGDTHGDASQWARELREAAIEGKKNIIVDTTLGNGEAAVSQIRELQAKGYEVEIRAMATHRVESELGVDKRFTDGVAKDGYGRYVPQEVRSHVYEKLPGNLDHVRAETGVPIRIFNREGAELYDSRASSLAPSEAMERAREARLNDPKVTRRTAESLKEQQALHQELPEALSRNSKVQPATAQALLNERSELKVVEGVDRLATEAAKIDHAVRVRPATLRGASAAGALGVVATAYDVADTTHDAVRLSNQGNQFGAESKIVGAVTRNVGGLGGVALGSAAGAAVTSETGPGALVGGVVGGIAGAVAGDKLAEWIDQHRINNQDDKQGNTWTFNPKHPEQGWTRRELDLDAMRYSEGVPVHKPGVIKADAALSDQLNYQASNRATELALSAPPKAQNPYEIPANAHDPRSFRDSPWERNAQTQQWTRHVAEGYIDKGVMQIRTDVATPQRAAELEQQSQAIIANNATKTPAALAASYQAAYDQYDWQRHGKVPPAVTDAARHPGRLVGSDGDTYERSNNGQWTSRGMVWDSKAEGNLKRELDATFDRQQQTLKVTTLAPVEVRADAEPAKETAAARSATPEDIGHPERPLYEKVRGAVEQFDRQIGKTWDAQSERMTASALAVAVEKKFDAKDDIRLAFNAPAPGVGAGEIVHVYRVGHPSPDPAAHHASMKTAEAVSVPVEDRYRQVEATRLAQAETTQREQQQEQTRNQSVAGQGGPKMTA
- a CDS encoding VOC family protein, with amino-acid sequence MALKRMDNVGIVVEDLDAAVGFFRELGLELEGQGTIEGEWAGRITGLGDQRVEIAMMRTPDGHSRLELSRFLVPKVVADHRNAPVNALGYLRVMFAVDDLDETLEKLRPHGAQLVGDVVDYQNVYRLCYIRGPEGILIGLAQELG